The following are encoded together in the Choloepus didactylus isolate mChoDid1 chromosome 7, mChoDid1.pri, whole genome shotgun sequence genome:
- the LOC119540072 gene encoding 40S ribosomal protein S3a-like: MVVGKNKHLTKGGKKGAKKKVVDPFSKKDWYDVKAPAMFNIRNIGKTLDTRTQGTNIASDGLKSHVFEVSLADLQNDEVAFRKFKLITEDVQGKNCLTNFHGMDLIHDKMCSMVKKRQIMIEVHVDVKTTDGYLLRLFSVGFTKKRNNQIRKISYAQHQQVRQIR; the protein is encoded by the coding sequence ATGGTGGTTGGCAAGAACAAGCATCTTACAAAAGGTGGcaaaaaaggagccaagaagaaaGTGGTTGATCCATTTTCTAAGAAAGATTGGTATGATGTGAAAGCACCAGCAAtgtttaatataagaaatattgggAAAACACTAGATACAAGGACTCAAGGAACCAACATTGCATCTGATGGCCTTAAGAGTCATGTTTTTGAAGTGAGCCTTGCTGATCTGCAGAATGATGAAGttgcatttagaaaattcaagcTAATTACTGAGGATGTGCAGGGCAAAAACTGCCTAACTAACTTCCATGGCATGGATCTTATCCATGACAAAATGTGTTCTATGGTCAAAAAACGGCAGATCATGATTGAAGTTCATGTTGATGTCAAAACTACCGATGGTTATTTGCTTCGTCTTTTCTCTGTTGGTTTTACCAAAAAACGCAACAATCAGATTCGGAAGATCTCTTATGCTCAGCACCAACAAGTCCGCCAAATCCGGTAA